The following proteins come from a genomic window of Coffea arabica cultivar ET-39 chromosome 11c, Coffea Arabica ET-39 HiFi, whole genome shotgun sequence:
- the LOC113716370 gene encoding uncharacterized protein isoform X1, whose translation MLKQFVKWTSLSSSPCFLPHFSTDSNSTFNKTLNISSFIKGSKLDKRWNLDSKCSARRRAVYEDEEEDEEYGYNAEIAMLETYTQSARNEALLVKAMVDEEEVEVLIFKVKNFIQIMTLVSVLGFSSCLSYGTSPDPSRSVLPARAEIKFIDRVKGPFEPSNIEYIEKGLTWEIFKSRLQSN comes from the exons ATGTTGAAGCAGTTTGTTAAATGGACTTCACTTTCTTCATCCCCTTGCTTCTTACCTCATTTTTCTACTGATAGCAATTCAACCTTCAACAAAACTTTGAACATCTCTTCCTTCATTAAGGGATCAAAATTAGATAAGAGGTGGAATTTGGATTCAAAATGTAGTGCAAGAAGGAGAGCTGTATATGAAGATGAAGAAGAGGATGAAGAATATGGTTATAATGCAGAGATAGCGATGCTGGAGACATATACTCAATCTGCAAGAAATGAAGCTCTTCTTGTGAAAGCAATGGTTGATGAAGAGGAGGTTGAAGTCCTTATCTTCaaggtgaaaaattttattcaaatcaTGACCTTGGTTTCAGTTTTG GGATTCTCATCATGTTTGAGCTATGGGACTTCACCAGATCCTTCAAGAAGTGTTCTTCCTGCAAGAGCAGAGATTAAGTTCATAGATAGAGTTAAAGGGCCCTTTGAACCCTCCAATATAGAGTACATTGAGAAAGGTTTGACATGGGAAATCTTCAAGAGCCGCCTCCAATCAAATTGA
- the LOC113716370 gene encoding uncharacterized protein isoform X2: MLKQFVKWTSLSSSPCFLPHFSTDSNSTFNKTLNISSFIKGSKLDKRWNLDSKCSARRRAVYEDEEEDEEYGYNAEIAMLETYTQSARNEALLVKAMVDEEEVEVLIFKGFSSCLSYGTSPDPSRSVLPARAEIKFIDRVKGPFEPSNIEYIEKGLTWEIFKSRLQSN, translated from the exons ATGTTGAAGCAGTTTGTTAAATGGACTTCACTTTCTTCATCCCCTTGCTTCTTACCTCATTTTTCTACTGATAGCAATTCAACCTTCAACAAAACTTTGAACATCTCTTCCTTCATTAAGGGATCAAAATTAGATAAGAGGTGGAATTTGGATTCAAAATGTAGTGCAAGAAGGAGAGCTGTATATGAAGATGAAGAAGAGGATGAAGAATATGGTTATAATGCAGAGATAGCGATGCTGGAGACATATACTCAATCTGCAAGAAATGAAGCTCTTCTTGTGAAAGCAATGGTTGATGAAGAGGAGGTTGAAGTCCTTATCTTCaag GGATTCTCATCATGTTTGAGCTATGGGACTTCACCAGATCCTTCAAGAAGTGTTCTTCCTGCAAGAGCAGAGATTAAGTTCATAGATAGAGTTAAAGGGCCCTTTGAACCCTCCAATATAGAGTACATTGAGAAAGGTTTGACATGGGAAATCTTCAAGAGCCGCCTCCAATCAAATTGA
- the LOC113717322 gene encoding adagio protein 3-like — MGMEKGQEEEEEFRRRGGGKRLKCTGGEPKKRGYQREKFQYEEEEEEEESGSEDGEIYVPAGEKFFYPITTPSAIVVSDALEPDFPIIYVNTVFELSTGFRADEVLGRNCRFLQFRDPRAQRRHPSVDPVVVSEIRRCLQEGIEFQGELLNFRKDGTPLVNRLRLAQIHSDDGIVTHVIGIQMFSEAKIDLNTVSYPVFKKTCQHEFDESGDTAPMSEQFQYTQHQEICRILQLTDEVLAQNILSRLTPRDVASIGSVCRRIRLLTKNEHVRKMVCQNAWGRDVTGALELMTKKLGWGRLARELTTLEAVCWRKVTVGGAVEPSRCNFSACAAGNRLVLFGGEGVNMQPMDDTFVLNLDAANPEWRRVSVKSSPPGRWGHTLSCLNGSWLVVFGGCGRQGLLNDVFVLDLDAKHPTWKEVFGGTPPLPRSWHSSCTLEGSKLVVSGGCTDAGVLLSDTYLLDLTTENPKWREIPTAWAPPSRLGHSLSVYGKKKILMFGGLAKSGHLRLRSGEAYTIDLDDEKPQWRQLECGAAFTGLGSQNAVIPPPRLDHVAVSMPCGRIIIFGGSIAGLHSPSQLFLLDPAEEKPSWRILNVPGEPPKFSWGHSTCVVGGTRVLVLGGHTGEEWILNELHELCLASRQDYDQ, encoded by the exons ATGGGAATGGAGAAAggtcaagaagaggaagaggagTTCAGGAGAAGGGGAGGTGGGAAAAGGCTAAAATGCACTGGGGGTGAGCCAAAGAAAAGAGGGTATCAACGAGAAAAATTCCAATatgaagaggaagaggaagaagaggaaagtGGTAGTGAAGATGGTGAGATTTATGTCCCTGCAGGTGAAAAGTTCTTCTATCCCATTACGACGCCGTCTGCGATCGTTGTTTCTGATGCGTTGGAACCCGATTTCCCCATCATTTATGTGAATACAGTCTTTGAACTCTCCACTGGGTTTCGTGCTGATGAAGTCCTCGGTCGCAATTG TCGGTTCTTGCAATTCAGAGACCCTCGTGCTCAAAGAAGGCATCCTTCTGTTGATCCTGTTGTAGTTTCTGAGATCAGAAGATGTCTCCAGGAAGGCATTGAGTTCCAAGGTGAGCTTCTCAACTTCAGGAAGGATGGAACTCCTCTGGTGAATAGGTTAAGGCTCGCACAAATACATAGCGATGATGGCATAGTTACGCATGTAATTGGGATTCAAATGTTTTCTGAAGCAAAAATAGATCTAAATACTGTATCATATcctgttttcaagaaaacttgCCAGCATGAATTTGATGAGTCAGGAGACACTGCTCCAATGAGTGAGCAGTTTCAGTACACTCAGCATCAGGAAATATGTAGGATTCTTCAGCTCACTGATGAAGTACTGGCTCAGAACATATTATCACGGTTGACACCAAGGGATGTAGCATCTATTGGCTCTGTTTGTAGAAGGATTCGCCTATTAACAAAAAATGAgcatgtaagaaaaatggtttgTCAAAATGCTTGGGGAAGGGATGTCACTGGTGCATTGGAACTGATGACAAAAAAATTAGGTTGGGGGCGTCTTGCTAGGGAATTGACAACTCTTGAAGCCGTTTGCTGGAGAAAGGTGACAGTTGGAGGTGCAGTTGAGCCTTCACGTTGCAATTTCAGTGCTTGTGCCGCTGGCAATCGTCTAGTCCTGTTTGGTGGAGAAGGAGTCAACATGCAGCCAATGGATGACACCTTTGTCCTAAATCTTGATGCTGCAAACCCAGAATGGCGTCGAGTGAGTGTCAAATCTTCCCCACCAGGACGCTGGGGCCATACACTTTCATGCCTGAACGGTTCCTGGTTGGTGGTATTTGGAGGCTGTGGGAGGCAAGGGTTGCTCAATGATGTGTTTGTTCTCGACTTGGATGCCAAACACCCCACGTGGAAAGAAGTCTTTGGTGGAACTCCTCCACTTCCTAGATCTTGGCATAGCTCTTGCACgttagaagggtcaaagttagTCGTCTCAGGTGGATGCACTGATGCAGGGGTGCTGCTCAGTGACACATATTTGTTGGATCTTACTACAGAAAACCCCAAGTGGAGAGAGATCCCAACTGCATGGGCACCTCCATCCAGACTGGGGCACTCACTCTCAGTatatggaaagaaaaaaattcttatGTTTGGGGGGCTTGCCAAGAGCGGGCACTTGCGCTTAAGGTCAGGTGAGGCATATACTATTGACTTGGATGATGAGAAGCCACAGTGGAGGCAACTTGAATGCGGTGCTGCATTCACTGGCCTAGGAAGCCAGAATGCTGTAATTCCTCCTCCTAGACTTGATCATGTGGCAGTAAGCATGCCTTGTGGTAGGATTATCATCTTTGGTGGTTCAATTGCTGGGTTGCATTCTCCTTCACAGCTGTTCTTGTTAGATCCTGCAGAAGAAAAACCATCCTGGAGAATTCTCAATGTTCCTGGAGAGCCACCAAAATTTTCTTGGGGCCATAGTACATGTGTGGTTGGTGGAACCAGAGTATTGGTCCTTGGCGGGCACACTGGTGAAGAATGGATTCTGAATGAATTACACGAGCTATGCTTAGCCAGCAGACAGGACTATGATCAATAA